The following coding sequences are from one Lolium rigidum isolate FL_2022 chromosome 6, APGP_CSIRO_Lrig_0.1, whole genome shotgun sequence window:
- the LOC124668518 gene encoding probable methyltransferase TCM_000336 translates to MASSLLHCSDKLPFMNVETILHMKEGLDENSYAQNSSLQKRGMDTLKSLIVNSATDVYISQMPERFTVADLGCSSGPNALCLVEDIVGSIGKISCRSSQPPPEFSVLLNDLPTNDFNTIFFSLPEFTDRLKSAAKSDEWGRPMVFLSGVPGSFYGRLFPRTSVHFICSCSSLHWLSQVPHGLFDETNMPINKGKMYISSTSPDAVSVAYRRQFQRDFSLFLKSRAAEVFPGGRMVLAMLGRQTGECVDKRTTFLWELLSESFAALVSQGLVEQDKVDAYNVPFYAPSLEEIEVEVRLEGSFSLDYVQTYEINLSSSGDAKEDGRTVSMAIRAIQESMLSHHFGPHIVDALFHKYTELVTESMEREEVKSVQIGVVLSRL, encoded by the exons ATGGCTTCCTCATTGCTGCACTGCTCGGACAAGCTCCCGTTCATGAACGTGGAGACCATCCTGCACATGAAAGAAGGCCTCGACGAGAACAGCTACGCACAGAACTCTTCGCTTCAG AAGAGGGGCATGGACACTCTGAAGAGCCTGATCGTCAACTctgcaacggacgtgtacatttcgcAGATGCCGGAGAGGTTCACGGTGGCCGACCTCGGGTGCTCCTCGGGCCCGAACGCGCTCTGCCTGGTGGAGGACATCGTCGGGAGCATCGGGAAGATCAGCTGCCGGTCGTCGCAGCCGCCGCCGGAGTTCTCGGTGCTCCTCAACGACCTCCCGACCAACGACTTCAACACCATCTTCTTCAGCCTGCCGGAGTTCACCGACAGGCTCAAGTCCGCCGCCAAGTCCGACGAGTGGGGCCGGCCGATGGTTTtcctgtccggcgtgcccgggtcCTTCTACGGGAGGTTGTTCCCGAGGACGAGCGTGCACTTCATCTGCTCCTGCTCCAGTTTGCACTGGCTCTCTCAG GTCCCCCATGGCCTCTTCGACGAGACGAACATGCCGATCAACAAGGGGAAGATGTACATATCGAGCACGAGCCCTGACGCTGTATCAGTGGCCTACCGGAGGCAGTTCCAGAGGGACTTCAGCCTGTTCCTGAAGTCGCGCGCCGCCGAGGTCTTCCCCGGCGGCCGGATGGTCCTGGCCATGCTCGGCAGGCAAACCGGCGAGTGCGTCGACAAGAGGACAACCTTCCTGTGGGAGCTCCTCTCCGAGTCATTCGCCGCGCTCGTGTCACAGGGTCTGGTTGAGCAGGACAAGGTGGACGCGTACAACGTGCCGTTCTACGCGCCGTCGTTGGAGGAGATCGAGGTGGAGGTGCGGCTGGAAGGGTCGTTCAGCCTCGACTACGTGCAGACGTACGAGATCAACCTCAGCAGCAGCGGCGACGCCAAGGAGGACGGCAGGACGGTGTCCATGGCGATCAGGGCCATCCAGGAGTCCATGCTCAGCCACCACTTCGGCCCACACATCGTCGACGCGCTCTTCCACAAGTACACTGAGCTCGTCACCGAGTCCATGGAGAGGGAGGAGGTCAAGAGCGTTCAGATAGGGGTGGTCCTCTCAAGGTTGTGA